One Papio anubis isolate 15944 chromosome 9, Panubis1.0, whole genome shotgun sequence genomic window carries:
- the TSPAN31 gene encoding tetraspanin-31 isoform X1 yields the protein MVCGGFACSKNALCALNVVYMLVSLLLIGVAAWGKGLGLVSSIHIIGGVIAVGVFLLLIAVAGLVGAVNHHQVLLFFYMIILGLVFIFQFVISCSCLAINRSKQTDVINASWWVMSNKTRDELERSFDCCGLFNLTTLYQQDYDFCTAICKSQSPTCQMCGEKFLKHSDEALKILGGVGLFFSFTEILGVWLAMRFRNQKDPRANPSAFL from the exons ATGGTTTGCGGCGGCTTTGCCTGCTCCAAGAATGCGCTTTGCGCTCTCAACGTGGTCTACATG CTGGTGAGCTTGTTGCTCATTGGAGTGGCTGCTTGGGGCAAGGGCCTGGGTCTGGTGTCCAGCATCCACATCATCGGCGGAGTCATTGCTGTGGGAGTCTTCCTTCTCCTTATCGCAGTGGCTGGACTGGTGGGTGCTGTCAACCACCACCAAGTCCTGCTATTCTTT TACATGATCATCCTTGGTTTGGTCTTCATCTTCCAATTTGTAATCTCTTGCTCATGTCTGGCTATTAACCGAAGCAAACAG ACAGATGTCATCAATGCTTCTTGGTGGGTCATGAGCAACAAGACTCGGGAtgaactggaaagaagttttgaTTGTTGTGGCTTATTCAACCTCACAACCCTGTATCAACAAGATTATGATTTCTGCACTGCA ATCTGCAAGAGCCAGAGCCCTACATGCCAGATGTGTGGAGAAAAGTTTCTTAAGCATTCAGATGAAGCCCTGAAAATCCTAGGGGGTGTTGGACTCTTCTTTAGCTTTACAGAG ATCCTTGGTGTTTGGCTAGCAATGAGATTTCGGAATCAGAAGGATCCTAGAGCCAACCCCAGTGCCTTTCTATGA
- the TSPAN31 gene encoding tetraspanin-31 isoform X2: MIILGLVFIFQFVISCSCLAINRSKQTDVINASWWVMSNKTRDELERSFDCCGLFNLTTLYQQDYDFCTAICKSQSPTCQMCGEKFLKHSDEALKILGGVGLFFSFTEILGVWLAMRFRNQKDPRANPSAFL, from the exons ATGATCATCCTTGGTTTGGTCTTCATCTTCCAATTTGTAATCTCTTGCTCATGTCTGGCTATTAACCGAAGCAAACAG ACAGATGTCATCAATGCTTCTTGGTGGGTCATGAGCAACAAGACTCGGGAtgaactggaaagaagttttgaTTGTTGTGGCTTATTCAACCTCACAACCCTGTATCAACAAGATTATGATTTCTGCACTGCA ATCTGCAAGAGCCAGAGCCCTACATGCCAGATGTGTGGAGAAAAGTTTCTTAAGCATTCAGATGAAGCCCTGAAAATCCTAGGGGGTGTTGGACTCTTCTTTAGCTTTACAGAG ATCCTTGGTGTTTGGCTAGCAATGAGATTTCGGAATCAGAAGGATCCTAGAGCCAACCCCAGTGCCTTTCTATGA
- the CDK4 gene encoding cyclin-dependent kinase 4 produces MATSRYEPVAEIGVGAYGTVYKARDPHSGHFVALKSVRVPNGGGAGGGLPISTVREVALLRRLEAFEHPNVVRLMDVCATSRTDREIKVTLVFEHVDQDLRTYLDKAPPPGLPAETIKDLMRQFLRGLDFLHANCIVHRDLKPENILVTSGGTVKLADFGLARIYSYQMALTPVVVTLWYRAPEVLLQSTYATPVDMWSVGCIFAEMFRRKPLFCGNSEADQLGKIFDLIGLPPEDDWPRDVSLPRGAFPPRGPRPVQSVVPEMEESGAQLLLEMLTFNPHKRISAFRALQHSYLHKDEGNPE; encoded by the exons ATGGCTACCTCTCGATATGAGCCAGTGGCTGAAATTGGTGTCGGTGCCTATGGGACAGTGTACAAGGCCCGTGATCCCCACAGTGGCCACTTTGTGGCCCTCAAGAGTGTGAGAGTCCCCAatggaggaggagctggaggaggcctTCCCATCAGCACAGTTCGGGAGGTGGCCTTACTGAGGCGACTGGAGGCTTTTGAACATCCCAATGTAGTCCG GCTGATGGACGTCTGTGCCACATCCCGAACTGACCGGGAGATCAAGGTAACCCTGGTGTTTGAGCATGTAGACCAAGACCTAAGGACGTATCTGGACAAAGCACCCCCACCAGGCTTGCCAGCCGAGACCATCAAG GATTTGATGCGCCAGTTTCTAAGAGGCCTAGATTTCCTTCATGCAAATTGCATCGTTCACCGAGATCTGAAGCCAGAGAACATTCTGGTGACAAGTGGTGGAACAGTCAAGCTGGCTGACTTTGGCCTGGCCAGAATCTACAGCTACCAGATGGCACTTACACCCGTG GTTGTTACACTCTGGTACCGAGCTCCCGAAGTTCTTCTGCAGTCCACATATGCAACACCTGTGGACATGTGGAGTGTTGGCTGTATCTTTGCAGAGATGTTTCGTCGAAA GCCTCTCTTCTGTGGAAACTCTGAAGCTGACCAGTTGGGCAAAATCTTTGA CCTGATTGGGCTGCCTCCAGAGGATGACTGGCCTCGAGATGTATCCCTGCCCCGTGGAGCCTTTCCCCCCAGAGGGCCCCGCCCAGTGCAGTCGGTGGTACCTGAGATGGAGGAGTCGGGAGCACAGCTGCTGCTG GAAATGCTGACTTTTAACCCACACAAGCGAATCTCTGCCTTTCGAGCTCTGCAGCACTCTTACCTGCATAAGGATGAAGGTAATCCGGAGTGA
- the MARCHF9 gene encoding E3 ubiquitin-protein ligase MARCH9 isoform X1, with protein MLKSRLRMFLNELKLLVLTGGGRPRAEPQPRGGGGGGCGWAPFAGCSTRDGDGDEEEYYGSEPRARGLAGDKEPRAGPLPPPAPPLPPPGALDALSLSSSLDSGLRTPQCRICFQGPEQGELLSPCRCDGSVRCTHQPCLIRWISERGSWSCELCYFKYQVLAISTKNPLQWQAISLTVIEKVQIAAIVLGSLFLVASISWLIWSSLSPSAKWQRQDLLFQICYGMYGFMDVVCIGLIIHEGSSVYRIFKRWQAVNQQWKVLNYDKTKDIGGDAGGGTAGKLGPRTSRTGPTSGATSRPPAAQRMRTLLPQRCGYTILHLLGQLRPPDTRSSSHSGREVVMRVTTV; from the exons ATGCTCAAGTCTCGGCTCCGCATGTTTCTGAACGAGCTGAAGCTGCTGGTTCTGACAGGCGGGGGGCGGCCCCGGGCCGAGCCGCAGCCCCGGGGGGGCGGGGGAGGCGGCTGCGGCTGGGCGCCCTTCGCTGGCTGCTCCACCCGGGACGGCGACGGCGACGAGGAGGAGTACTACGGGTCGGAGCCGCGGGCTCGGGGCCTGGCCGGCGACAAGGAGCCGCGGGCCGGACCCCTGCCGCCGCCCGCGCCGCCGCTGCCGCCCCCGGGCGCACTGGACGCCCTGTCGCTCAGCAGCAGCCTGGACAGCGGACTCCGAACCCCTCAGTGCCGGATCTGCTTCCAGGGCCCGGAGCAG GGGGAGCTCTTGAGCCCCTGCCGCTGCGACGGCTCAGTGCGCTGCACGCACCAGCCCTGCCTCATCCGCTGGATCAGCGAGAGGGGCTCCTGGAGCTGTGAGCTCTGCTACTTCAAGTACCAGGTTCTGGCGATCAGCACCAAGAACCCACTGCAG TGGCAGGCCATCTCCCTGACGGTCATCGAGAAGGTCCAGATTGCTGCCATAGTCCTGGGCTCGCTCTTCCTGGTTGCCAGCATCTCCTGGCTCATCTGGTCCTCACTCAGCCCTTCAGCCAAGTGGCAACGACAGGATCTGCTCTTTCAGATCTGCTACGGCATGTATGGCTTCATGGATGTCGTCTGCATAG GCCTCATCATCCATGAAGGCTCCTCTGTCTACCGCATCTTCAAGCGCTGGCAGGCAGTGAACCAGCAGTGGAAGGTCCTAAATTATGACAAGACCAAGGACATAGGAGGAGATGCAGGGGGAGGGACGGCAGGGAAGCTGGGCCCCAGGACCTCACGGACGGGCCCCACCTCTGGGGCCACCAGCCGCCCCCCAGCTGCCCAGCGCATGCGGACGCTCTTGCCTCAGCGCTGCGGTTATACAATCTTGCACCTCCTTGGGCAGCTGCGGCCACCAGATACCCGTTCCAGCTCCCATTCTGGCCGAGAGGTTGTCATGAGGGTCACTACAGTCTGA
- the MARCHF9 gene encoding E3 ubiquitin-protein ligase MARCH9 isoform X2: MYGFMDVVCIGLIIHEGSSVYRIFKRWQAVNQQWKVLNYDKTKDIGGDAGGGTAGKLGPRTSRTGPTSGATSRPPAAQRMRTLLPQRCGYTILHLLGQLRPPDTRSSSHSGREVVMRVTTV; this comes from the exons ATGTATGGCTTCATGGATGTCGTCTGCATAG GCCTCATCATCCATGAAGGCTCCTCTGTCTACCGCATCTTCAAGCGCTGGCAGGCAGTGAACCAGCAGTGGAAGGTCCTAAATTATGACAAGACCAAGGACATAGGAGGAGATGCAGGGGGAGGGACGGCAGGGAAGCTGGGCCCCAGGACCTCACGGACGGGCCCCACCTCTGGGGCCACCAGCCGCCCCCCAGCTGCCCAGCGCATGCGGACGCTCTTGCCTCAGCGCTGCGGTTATACAATCTTGCACCTCCTTGGGCAGCTGCGGCCACCAGATACCCGTTCCAGCTCCCATTCTGGCCGAGAGGTTGTCATGAGGGTCACTACAGTCTGA